A single window of Sphingobacteriales bacterium DNA harbors:
- a CDS encoding polysaccharide biosynthesis C-terminal domain-containing protein, which produces MGLAKKLASETAAYSVSSILARFINYLFGLFIIRYISAEEYGVYSKLYAYAGFLLVFLTHGMETTFFRFLHKEDSKNNAFFTAFSSVIGCTLLFVLFVFLGISPIQNFVEESAQLIKIFAFIMVFDVFCALPYASLRAQNRPLKFAFFKILNILLFIFSNIIFFIVLPYLNIKLNIPKVEYIFISNLIASVLTFIILLFQIPKLSISFDTQLYKKMLIYGLPVMLVGLAGMTNEMLDRAMMTKLLPYDTITNKIHLGIYSFNYKFAMPITMFLQAYRFAAEPIFFKEASSENNRDMYAQMMKFYIICACFIFLAIITLMPLFKAFFIWYTPTAQVLFQGLFIVPILLLANMCLGVYFNLSTWYKVTDRTYFGAIISVIGASVTVVLNIILVPKIGYVGSAWSTLACYVVMLLVGYVLERKYFPIPYAYKRIGLYLSITMLIFVIYKMVIEQHIPNLFFQVLLSVFILGTYSGIVYKVEKNKTITNITN; this is translated from the coding sequence TTGGGTTTAGCGAAAAAATTAGCCTCAGAAACTGCTGCCTATAGTGTTAGTAGTATTTTAGCTCGGTTTATCAATTATTTGTTCGGATTATTTATAATCCGTTACATTTCTGCTGAAGAGTATGGTGTATATAGTAAATTGTATGCTTACGCTGGTTTTCTATTAGTATTTCTAACGCATGGTATGGAAACAACTTTCTTTCGTTTCCTCCACAAAGAAGACTCAAAAAACAATGCCTTTTTTACAGCGTTTTCTTCTGTTATTGGCTGTACTTTATTATTTGTATTGTTTGTTTTTTTAGGAATTAGTCCAATACAAAACTTTGTTGAAGAATCTGCGCAGCTTATAAAAATATTCGCTTTCATTATGGTGTTTGATGTGTTTTGTGCATTACCTTATGCATCATTAAGAGCACAAAACAGACCACTTAAGTTTGCCTTTTTTAAAATACTAAATATCTTATTGTTTATATTTTCAAATATTATATTTTTTATTGTTTTACCATATTTAAACATCAAACTAAACATACCTAAAGTAGAATACATATTTATCTCAAATCTGATTGCCAGTGTACTTACATTTATTATTCTATTATTTCAAATTCCAAAACTTTCTATTTCTTTTGATACTCAATTGTATAAAAAAATGCTCATCTACGGTTTGCCTGTTATGTTGGTTGGCTTAGCAGGAATGACAAATGAAATGCTAGACCGTGCCATGATGACCAAACTATTGCCTTATGATACCATAACCAATAAAATACATCTTGGTATTTATAGTTTCAACTATAAGTTTGCCATGCCAATTACTATGTTTTTGCAAGCTTATCGTTTTGCTGCAGAACCTATTTTCTTTAAAGAGGCATCATCAGAAAATAATAGAGATATGTACGCACAAATGATGAAGTTTTATATTATCTGTGCCTGTTTCATTTTTTTAGCTATCATTACACTAATGCCATTATTTAAAGCTTTTTTTATTTGGTACACACCAACTGCGCAAGTATTGTTTCAAGGATTATTTATTGTACCTATTTTATTATTGGCCAATATGTGCTTAGGCGTTTATTTCAATTTATCTACTTGGTACAAAGTTACAGACAGAACATATTTTGGTGCTATAATTTCAGTTATTGGTGCATCAGTTACTGTGGTTCTAAACATTATTTTAGTGCCTAAAATTGGATATGTTGGTTCAGCTTGGTCTACATTAGCCTGTTATGTTGTTATGTTATTGGTTGGTTATGTGTTAGAAAGAAAGTATTTTCCAATTCCATATGCCTATAAAAGAATTGGACTCTATCTATCCATTACCATGCTTATTTTTGTCATCTATAAAATGGTGATAGAACAACACATTCCAAATTTGTTTTTTCAAGTATTGTTGTCTGTATTCATTTTAGGCACCTATTCTGGTATTGTTTATAAAGTAGAAAAAAACAAAACGATAACCAATATTACCAATTAG
- a CDS encoding Dam family site-specific DNA-(adenine-N6)-methyltransferase, producing the protein MKLINYENIPKIKNIQTIVCENRNIAKPFLKWVGGKRQLLDQFYNLYPLELKLNKIKNYYEPFVGGGAVFFDVAQTYNIENAYLYDINEELILTYKVIQKDVIKLIEFLAKYEQVYKKQSEKKQKEYYYELREGFNLNRFNIDYEKYSENWIPRAAQIIFLNKTCFNGLFRFNSKGAFNSPQGKYQNPKILDEENLINVAKLLSIAIIKKADFKEIKKDISTQNAFVYFDPPYRPISSTSSFTSYSKFNFDDDEQLQLASLFYELDNKGLKLMLSNSDPKNTNIEDDFFDMIYSNYKITRVDARRSINSNGKKRNSLKEIVVTNY; encoded by the coding sequence ATGAAACTAATAAATTATGAAAATATTCCCAAAATAAAGAATATACAAACTATTGTTTGTGAAAATAGAAACATTGCAAAACCATTTCTTAAATGGGTTGGTGGGAAAAGACAACTATTAGATCAATTCTATAACCTATATCCTTTAGAATTAAAATTAAATAAAATAAAAAATTATTATGAGCCATTTGTTGGTGGCGGAGCAGTTTTCTTTGATGTTGCACAGACATATAATATTGAAAATGCTTATTTGTATGATATAAATGAAGAATTAATATTAACATACAAAGTCATTCAAAAAGATGTAATAAAATTGATTGAATTCTTAGCAAAATATGAACAAGTATATAAAAAACAATCAGAAAAAAAACAAAAAGAATATTATTATGAATTAAGAGAAGGTTTTAATCTTAATAGATTTAATATAGACTATGAAAAATATTCTGAAAATTGGATTCCAAGAGCTGCACAAATTATTTTTTTAAATAAAACTTGTTTTAATGGATTATTTAGATTTAATTCCAAAGGTGCATTTAATTCGCCACAAGGTAAATATCAAAACCCAAAAATATTAGACGAAGAGAATCTAATAAATGTTGCTAAATTACTTAGTATTGCAATCATAAAGAAAGCAGATTTTAAAGAAATAAAAAAAGACATCTCAACCCAAAATGCCTTTGTATATTTCGATCCACCGTATAGACCAATTAGCTCAACATCATCATTTACATCATATTCCAAATTTAATTTTGATGATGATGAACAATTGCAACTTGCCAGCTTATTTTATGAACTTGATAACAAAGGACTTAAACTAATGCTAAGCAACTCAGATCCAAAAAATACAAACATAGAAGATGATTTTTTTGATATGATTTACTCAAACTATAAAATTACAAGAGTAGATGCAAGAAGATCAATAAACTCAAATGGAAAAAAGAGAAATTCACTAAAAGAAATTGTTGTAACAAACTATTAA
- a CDS encoding DUF1398 family protein, with product MFTLDEIITAHQQVKSGADFPAYIQVIKKLGVSSYETFVADGNTTFLGNNDYSVSTGKKHESIIISNNVDVEQFKSALKKHQKGKTDYATFCNDCAKSGIEKWTVDLNENTCTYYDKMKNKILSEKIPQ from the coding sequence ATGTTCACATTAGATGAAATAATAACAGCACACCAACAAGTAAAATCTGGTGCAGATTTTCCAGCATATATTCAAGTAATTAAAAAACTTGGCGTTTCATCTTATGAAACTTTTGTTGCTGATGGAAATACAACCTTTTTAGGAAATAATGATTATTCCGTATCAACTGGAAAAAAGCATGAAAGTATTATTATTTCAAATAATGTTGATGTTGAGCAATTCAAATCTGCTTTAAAAAAACACCAAAAAGGTAAAACAGATTATGCCACTTTTTGTAATGATTGTGCAAAATCAGGCATAGAAAAATGGACAGTTGACTTAAACGAGAATACTTGCACTTATTACGATAAAATGAAAAATAAAATATTGTCGGAAAAAATTCCACAATAA
- the recQ gene encoding DNA helicase RecQ, translating into MDNHNLEENLKQHFGFDKFKGEQQKIIQSILDKVDTLVIMPTGGGKSLCYQLPAILSEGTAIVVSPLIALMKNQVDLIRGYSNVDNIAHFLNSQLNKAQIATVKKDITSGITKLLYVAPESLIKQENIDFLKTIPISFVAVDEAHCISEWGHDFRPEYRKIRQMLNEIEQNIPIIALTATATPKVQSDIVKTLGLVNHRVFISSFLRENLYYEIKPKPSKQEALKDIIKYIKKQGTNSGIVYCLSRNTTEEIAEILVVNGINATAYHAGLDANTRTERQDNFLREEVQVIVATIAFGMGIDKPDVRFVIHFDVPKSLENYYQETGRAGRDGLQGECITYFSPKEIHKFEKYILSNKEKSVTEKEIAVQQLNEVETFAQSAECRKKVVLHYFGEEINNCGMCDNCLKPKTPIEIKDDVLLALQALEQTNEQTNALNLVNILVGRKSAEITTKNLDKIKVFGKGSEKDMIFWSSVVNKIILENLVRKEIEAIGVLKFTEKRKKFLKKPENIKGVINHKFEESEDDEDIVTLTQKNNNVLEPKLLDILKDVRRKIAKQHKVPTDIVFQEASLIDMATFFPITTEELSHIYGVSKGKAERYGKDFLKAIELYVEENNIERFSDFSTIKSADKNSNTKINIIKAIDKRMPLEHIASSFNMSLDNLVAELETIVNSGTKVNIDYYLNDKIDEDIIEEIFDYFKSADTTDLKLAHKVLKEDDIEFEEIQLVRIKFISDVAN; encoded by the coding sequence ATGGATAATCATAATTTAGAAGAAAATCTAAAGCAACATTTTGGATTTGATAAGTTTAAAGGCGAACAGCAAAAAATTATACAAAGTATTTTAGATAAGGTAGATACTTTGGTTATTATGCCAACTGGTGGAGGAAAATCTCTTTGTTATCAATTGCCTGCAATTCTATCAGAAGGTACAGCAATTGTTGTTTCTCCATTAATTGCATTAATGAAAAACCAAGTAGATTTAATAAGAGGCTACAGCAATGTAGATAATATTGCTCACTTTTTAAATTCTCAATTAAACAAAGCTCAAATTGCTACTGTAAAAAAAGATATCACATCAGGTATCACTAAATTACTTTATGTTGCACCAGAATCATTGATTAAACAGGAAAATATAGATTTTTTAAAAACAATTCCAATATCTTTTGTTGCTGTAGATGAGGCACACTGTATTTCAGAATGGGGCCACGATTTTAGACCAGAATATAGAAAAATACGTCAAATGCTCAACGAAATTGAGCAAAATATTCCAATCATTGCATTAACAGCAACAGCAACACCAAAAGTACAATCTGATATTGTAAAAACTCTTGGCTTAGTAAATCATCGCGTATTTATTTCATCCTTTTTAAGAGAAAATCTTTATTATGAAATAAAACCTAAACCAAGCAAACAAGAAGCATTAAAAGACATTATAAAATACATAAAAAAACAAGGTACAAATAGTGGCATTGTTTACTGTTTAAGCAGAAATACAACAGAAGAAATTGCAGAAATATTGGTTGTAAACGGCATAAATGCAACGGCATACCACGCTGGTTTAGATGCAAATACAAGAACAGAAAGGCAAGATAATTTTTTGCGAGAAGAAGTACAAGTTATTGTAGCAACAATTGCATTTGGAATGGGAATTGACAAGCCAGATGTGCGTTTTGTAATACATTTTGACGTGCCAAAATCTTTAGAAAACTACTATCAAGAAACTGGAAGAGCAGGCAGAGATGGACTTCAAGGCGAATGTATTACCTATTTTTCGCCTAAAGAAATTCATAAGTTTGAAAAATATATATTGAGCAATAAAGAAAAATCTGTTACCGAAAAAGAGATTGCTGTACAACAACTAAATGAGGTAGAAACCTTTGCTCAAAGTGCAGAATGCAGAAAAAAAGTGGTTTTGCATTATTTTGGAGAAGAAATAAATAATTGTGGTATGTGCGACAATTGTTTGAAACCTAAAACACCTATTGAAATTAAAGACGATGTGTTGTTGGCACTTCAAGCTTTGGAACAAACAAATGAGCAAACAAATGCACTAAACTTAGTAAATATATTGGTAGGAAGAAAGTCTGCTGAGATTACGACCAAAAATCTAGATAAAATAAAAGTTTTTGGAAAAGGCTCAGAAAAAGACATGATTTTCTGGAGTTCTGTGGTAAATAAAATAATATTAGAAAACTTAGTAAGAAAAGAAATTGAAGCTATTGGTGTTTTAAAGTTCACTGAAAAAAGAAAAAAATTCCTAAAAAAACCAGAAAATATTAAAGGTGTTATCAATCATAAATTTGAAGAAAGTGAAGATGATGAAGACATTGTTACATTAACACAAAAAAACAACAATGTATTAGAACCAAAACTTTTGGACATTTTAAAAGATGTAAGAAGAAAAATAGCTAAACAACATAAAGTGCCAACTGATATTGTTTTTCAAGAAGCTTCTTTGATAGATATGGCTACATTTTTTCCAATAACTACTGAAGAATTGTCGCACATCTATGGTGTGAGCAAAGGAAAAGCAGAACGATATGGAAAAGATTTTCTAAAAGCAATAGAATTGTATGTAGAAGAAAATAATATAGAACGTTTCTCTGATTTTTCTACGATAAAAAGTGCTGACAAAAACTCCAATACCAAAATAAATATTATAAAAGCAATTGATAAAAGAATGCCATTAGAGCATATTGCTTCATCATTCAATATGAGTTTAGATAATTTGGTGGCTGAGCTTGAAACTATTGTAAATTCTGGTACTAAGGTAAATATTGATTATTACCTAAATGATAAAATTGACGAAGATATCATTGAAGAAATTTTTGACTATTTTAAATCAGCTGACACAACAGACTTAAAACTAGCTCACAAAGTTTTGAAAGAAGATGATATTGAATTTGAAGAGATTCAATTAGTTCGTATCAAATTTATAAGTGACGTTGCCAACTAA
- a CDS encoding 4-diphosphocytidyl-2C-methyl-D-erythritol kinase, whose translation MEKGRKTNITGTQLEKAVQTVLFSKGFEIEMYRKWDENPENYGKELLLKNVPFTTIYGHKGNTEFLLLSEKYKLKIRIECKWQQSPGSVDEKLPYLYLNTIESMPENNIIILIDGNGFKSGAKKWLKDAVSKKLYTTKNNENKNVLVFSLTEFFTWANNTFEK comes from the coding sequence ATGGAAAAGGGAAGAAAAACTAATATTACAGGAACGCAACTCGAAAAAGCAGTTCAAACCGTATTATTTTCAAAAGGTTTTGAGATCGAAATGTATAGAAAATGGGACGAGAATCCTGAAAATTATGGGAAAGAACTATTGCTAAAAAATGTGCCATTTACAACAATTTATGGACATAAAGGAAATACAGAATTTTTGCTCTTGTCAGAAAAATATAAATTAAAAATAAGAATAGAATGTAAATGGCAACAATCTCCTGGTTCTGTTGATGAAAAACTACCCTATTTATATTTAAATACTATTGAGTCAATGCCTGAAAACAATATTATAATATTGATTGATGGTAATGGTTTTAAGTCAGGTGCTAAAAAATGGTTGAAAGATGCTGTGTCAAAAAAACTTTATACAACTAAGAATAACGAAAACAAAAATGTACTAGTATTTTCACTAACAGAATTTTTTACTTGGGCAAATAACACATTCGAAAAATAA
- a CDS encoding N-acetyltransferase, translating to MKIEREEDGREGRFVIYENDVFAGEMTYQWAGTSKVIIDHTGVENAFGGKGYGKMLVMSAVDFARANNIKIMPLCPFAKAQFEKDASIQDVKF from the coding sequence ATAAAAATAGAACGTGAAGAAGATGGCAGAGAAGGTCGTTTTGTAATTTATGAAAATGATGTCTTTGCTGGAGAAATGACTTACCAATGGGCAGGTACATCAAAAGTTATTATTGACCATACTGGTGTAGAAAATGCTTTTGGAGGCAAAGGATATGGAAAAATGCTAGTAATGAGTGCTGTTGATTTTGCTAGAGCAAACAATATAAAAATTATGCCTTTATGTCCATTTGCTAAGGCACAATTTGAAAAAGATGCATCTATCCAAGATGTAAAATTTTAG
- a CDS encoding PspC family transcriptional regulator, translating into MRDAIEFSVYGVCAYLGRKMSIPSKRVRLFFIYASFLALGSPIIFYLIFAFVFNLKNMIKTKRNPVWDI; encoded by the coding sequence ATACGTGATGCTATAGAATTTAGTGTGTATGGTGTTTGTGCATACTTGGGTAGAAAAATGTCCATTCCATCAAAAAGAGTGCGTTTGTTTTTTATATATGCTAGTTTTTTAGCATTGGGTTCGCCAATTATATTTTATTTGATATTTGCTTTTGTTTTTAATTTAAAAAATATGATAAAAACAAAAAGGAATCCAGTTTGGGATATATAA
- a CDS encoding mannose-1-phosphate guanylyltransferase yields MNNNTYVAIMAGGIGSRFWPASRTALPKQFLDILGTGRTLIQGTYQRFLNLCPKENIFILTHADYIDLIKEQLPDITDEQILAEPARKNTAPCIAYASFKIRKINANANIIVAPSDHIIENEAEFVRIAKLALDFVSKENALITLGIRPTRPDTGYGYIQYLEEAAAEEIFPVKTFTEKPNKEVAEQFVESGDFLWNAGIFIWNVNSIVGALEKLLTEVYDAFLESENDLCTTNERTAIEKAFITSPSISIDYGILEKADNVYVVPSSFGWSDLGTWASLFAEKEKDYYNNAVNGENVVVYEASNNIIHINKNKLAVICGLENYIVVDTDDVLLICKKDEEQRIKEFTYDIKKSKGDTFL; encoded by the coding sequence ATGAACAACAATACTTATGTAGCAATTATGGCTGGTGGCATTGGAAGTAGATTTTGGCCAGCAAGTAGAACTGCTCTTCCTAAACAATTTTTAGATATATTAGGTACAGGAAGAACACTGATACAGGGCACATATCAACGATTTTTAAACTTATGTCCTAAGGAAAATATATTTATTCTAACTCACGCAGATTATATAGATTTAATTAAAGAACAGCTTCCTGATATAACCGATGAACAGATATTGGCAGAGCCAGCAAGAAAAAACACAGCACCTTGTATTGCTTATGCATCATTTAAAATAAGAAAAATAAATGCGAATGCTAATATTATTGTTGCACCATCTGACCATATTATAGAAAATGAAGCAGAATTTGTGCGTATTGCCAAATTAGCATTAGATTTTGTATCGAAAGAGAATGCTTTGATAACTTTGGGCATTAGACCAACAAGACCAGATACTGGCTATGGCTACATCCAATATTTGGAAGAAGCTGCTGCCGAAGAAATATTTCCGGTAAAGACATTTACAGAAAAACCAAATAAAGAAGTTGCAGAGCAATTTGTAGAAAGTGGTGATTTTTTGTGGAATGCAGGAATTTTTATTTGGAATGTAAATAGCATAGTTGGTGCTTTAGAAAAATTACTTACTGAAGTTTATGATGCATTTTTAGAATCAGAGAATGATTTGTGTACAACAAATGAAAGAACAGCGATAGAGAAAGCATTTATTACATCTCCAAGTATTTCAATAGACTATGGAATATTAGAGAAAGCAGATAATGTTTATGTTGTTCCATCATCATTTGGTTGGAGCGACTTGGGTACTTGGGCATCACTATTTGCAGAAAAAGAGAAAGATTATTACAATAATGCTGTAAATGGCGAAAATGTAGTTGTGTATGAGGCAAGTAACAACATTATTCATATTAATAAAAATAAACTAGCAGTAATTTGTGGCCTTGAAAACTATATTGTAGTAGATACTGATGATGTGTTGCTAATATGTAAAAAAGACGAAGAGCAACGCATAAAAGAATTTACTTATGACATTAAGAAAAGTAAAGGCGATACGTTTTTGTAG
- a CDS encoding DUF2851 family protein gives MKEELLHYVWKHQLIKFDCLQTTNDERIEILYVGNYNTNEGADFLEARLKIDNTLLVGNIEIHLFASDWKRHQHQVNNKYNNVILHIVWINDEPLEYVPTLELNGKVSQLLLQKYAYLMQHSTPVPCAKSWNDIEHINIVNIQERMLYERLEHKSEKIIVQYNLLNKDWLRTKYYLLLQSIGTTINSFGFEQLAQRLEYKILIKHADNLLQIEALLFGTAGFLEARFLEDIYYNKLKNEYAFLKEKYGLVSMNKSIWNFLRMRPANFPTVKIALLAKLIYHSPQLFHLQNVDDTKDFLSTIVASEYWNTHYQFGKNSSFLPKKFGEKSIQALLINYNIPVFYTYQKYFEQQDVLQACIESYEKMSFEQNHKVKYFLEYEQTKTAADSQFLLELYNEYCSKRKCMQCKIAYQILKNETKNVEATI, from the coding sequence ATGAAAGAAGAACTATTACACTATGTTTGGAAGCACCAATTAATTAAATTTGATTGTCTACAAACAACAAATGATGAAAGAATTGAAATATTGTATGTCGGAAATTACAATACCAATGAAGGCGCTGATTTTTTAGAAGCTAGATTAAAAATTGACAACACACTTTTAGTTGGAAATATTGAAATACACTTATTTGCATCAGATTGGAAAAGACACCAACACCAAGTAAATAATAAATATAACAATGTAATTTTACATATTGTATGGATAAATGATGAGCCATTAGAATATGTGCCAACATTAGAACTTAATGGTAAAGTTTCACAACTATTATTACAAAAATATGCCTATCTGATGCAACATAGCACGCCAGTACCTTGTGCCAAAAGTTGGAATGATATAGAGCATATAAATATTGTAAACATTCAGGAAAGAATGTTATACGAAAGATTGGAACATAAAAGTGAAAAAATTATTGTACAATACAATTTACTTAACAAAGATTGGTTGCGAACAAAATATTATTTGCTTTTGCAAAGTATAGGTACAACGATAAATAGTTTTGGATTTGAGCAATTAGCACAAAGATTAGAATATAAAATTCTGATTAAACATGCTGATAATTTATTACAAATAGAAGCATTGTTGTTTGGTACAGCAGGCTTTTTAGAAGCTAGATTTTTGGAAGATATATATTATAACAAACTAAAAAATGAGTATGCATTTCTAAAAGAAAAATATGGTTTAGTATCTATGAATAAATCGATTTGGAATTTTTTAAGAATGCGACCTGCAAATTTTCCGACAGTAAAAATTGCGTTATTAGCAAAGCTAATCTATCATTCGCCACAGTTATTTCACTTACAAAATGTTGATGATACAAAGGATTTTTTATCTACGATAGTAGCATCAGAATATTGGAATACGCATTATCAATTTGGAAAGAATAGTAGTTTTTTGCCTAAAAAATTTGGAGAAAAAAGCATTCAGGCATTGCTTATTAATTATAATATTCCTGTTTTTTATACTTATCAAAAATATTTTGAGCAACAAGATGTTTTGCAAGCATGTATTGAAAGTTATGAAAAAATGAGTTTTGAACAAAACCATAAGGTGAAATATTTTTTAGAATATGAACAAACGAAAACAGCAGCAGACAGTCAGTTTTTATTAGAATTGTACAACGAATATTGCTCAAAAAGAAAATGTATGCAATGTAAAATTGCCTATCAGATATTGAAAAATGAAACAAAAAATGTGGAGGCAACAATATGA
- a CDS encoding (4Fe-4S)-binding protein, with protein sequence MSEKEYTNGEITILWQDRKCTHSGMCVKTLPQVYHPKEKPWIKIENATSEQLLEQVAKCPSGALSIKQK encoded by the coding sequence ATGTCTGAAAAAGAATATACAAATGGCGAAATCACAATCTTGTGGCAAGATAGAAAATGTACACATTCTGGTATGTGTGTAAAAACATTACCACAAGTATATCATCCAAAAGAAAAGCCTTGGATAAAAATAGAAAATGCAACATCTGAACAATTATTGGAGCAAGTAGCAAAATGTCCTTCTGGTGCTTTAAGCATAAAACAAAAATAG
- a CDS encoding Crp/Fnr family transcriptional regulator translates to MNQISFITYLASKLNIDEERILSIQQNCIVKEYKKDEFLLRSNEYCKHIFFVEKGLLRQYSIDSKGKEHILHFAPESWLLADRESTFFNQPSKYYIQALEDTRVTMIDDVSFKKMEEDIPNFSDFNQRMLHNNIRSLQNRIMMLLSENAEERYLQFTTTYPDVLLRVPQLMVASYLGITPESLSRVRKELANKNMNR, encoded by the coding sequence ATGAATCAAATCAGTTTCATTACCTATTTAGCGTCAAAACTAAATATTGACGAAGAAAGAATTCTTTCAATACAACAAAATTGTATCGTTAAAGAATATAAGAAAGATGAGTTTCTATTGCGTAGCAACGAATATTGCAAACATATTTTTTTCGTAGAAAAAGGATTATTGCGCCAATATTCTATTGATAGTAAAGGCAAAGAACATATACTACATTTTGCACCAGAATCTTGGTTGCTTGCAGACCGAGAAAGCACTTTCTTCAATCAGCCTTCAAAATATTATATTCAAGCACTAGAAGATACAAGAGTAACAATGATTGATGATGTTTCATTCAAAAAGATGGAAGAAGATATTCCAAATTTTAGTGATTTTAATCAACGTATGTTACACAACAACATTCGTTCGTTACAAAATCGTATTATGATGTTGCTAAGCGAAAATGCTGAAGAACGATATTTACAATTTACAACAACATACCCAGATGTATTATTGCGTGTACCACAATTAATGGTTGCTTCTTATTTAGGCATCACACCAGAGAGTTTAAGCAGAGTTCGAAAAGAATTAGCCAATAAAAATATGAATCGTTAA
- a CDS encoding pirin family protein, with translation MKQRTVEMVASPREPHWVGDGFRVHNFVPNEFRLSMKRTDPFIMLDYASKHIFQPALKPKGVGVHPHRGFETVTLAYKGRVEHHDSSGGGGIIDEGDVQWMTAASGVLHKEYHETEWSKKGGEFQMVQLWVNLPAKDKMSTPKYQAISNKDINRYVIENNGGEIEVIAGKYKDVDGSASTFTPLNMYNAKLNSGTQIELDFPAIYNTLLLVIEGSIVINDTENVPTNHLALMANDGDSFNVKASENSVVLVLSGEPINEPIATHGPFVMNTQEEIAQAFVDFNQGKFGYLAD, from the coding sequence ATGAAACAAAGAACAGTAGAAATGGTAGCAAGCCCAAGAGAACCACATTGGGTTGGAGACGGATTTAGAGTACATAATTTTGTACCTAATGAGTTCCGTTTAAGCATGAAAAGAACAGATCCATTCATTATGTTAGATTATGCATCTAAACACATATTTCAACCTGCACTTAAACCAAAAGGTGTTGGTGTGCATCCACATCGTGGTTTTGAAACAGTAACATTAGCATACAAAGGCAGAGTAGAACATCATGATAGTAGTGGTGGTGGTGGTATAATTGACGAAGGCGATGTACAATGGATGACAGCAGCCAGTGGCGTATTGCATAAAGAATATCATGAAACAGAATGGAGCAAAAAAGGTGGCGAATTTCAAATGGTACAACTTTGGGTAAATCTACCAGCAAAAGACAAAATGAGTACGCCAAAATATCAAGCTATCAGCAACAAAGATATTAATCGTTATGTCATAGAAAACAATGGTGGCGAAATAGAAGTTATTGCAGGAAAATATAAAGATGTGGATGGTTCTGCATCTACATTTACACCATTAAATATGTACAATGCAAAACTAAATAGTGGTACTCAAATTGAACTAGATTTTCCAGCAATTTATAATACATTATTATTAGTAATTGAAGGAAGTATTGTAATAAATGATACAGAAAATGTACCAACTAACCATTTAGCATTAATGGCAAACGATGGAGATTCTTTTAATGTAAAAGCTTCAGAAAATAGTGTTGTATTGGTCTTAAGTGGCGAACCAATTAATGAACCAATTGCAACACATGGACCATTTGTTATGAATACACAAGAAGAAATTGCTCAAGCATTTGTAGATTTCAATCAAGGTAAGTTTGGATATTTAGCAGACTAA